Proteins from a single region of Catenulispora acidiphila DSM 44928:
- a CDS encoding ArsR/SmtB family transcription factor yields MANPIRIPIAGTEMARVRFAISPVYEALQAVDVLVEPGKHAVHLPWVRWARPLLAQVPDVEILSGFTGRAVRPGVLVPPPDVHMPALEEELETIRTAESWRVRRYFENNGMPSDRFQREFYDDPPAGLARLADVLRRVFDVLVAPHWPRMIGVLEADIAYRARVLADGGVAAVFDDLHHDVRWSDSELRLHGPGISEAVWPFAAKEVVLEGRSLVLSPTVLGWPNICVATKPVTAGLLHYPARAVATVWETRRPAPDALAALLGRTRAELLVQLAAPGTTGELAGRLGVTAGAVSQHLGVLRGAGLVATRRDGRAVLHLRTERAEALLG; encoded by the coding sequence ATGGCGAATCCGATCCGCATACCGATCGCGGGGACCGAGATGGCCCGCGTCCGCTTCGCCATCTCCCCGGTGTACGAGGCGCTGCAGGCGGTGGACGTGCTCGTCGAGCCCGGCAAGCACGCGGTCCACCTGCCGTGGGTGCGCTGGGCCCGGCCGCTGCTGGCGCAGGTCCCCGACGTGGAGATCCTGTCCGGCTTCACCGGACGCGCCGTGCGTCCCGGCGTCCTGGTGCCGCCGCCGGACGTCCACATGCCCGCGCTCGAGGAGGAACTCGAGACCATCCGTACCGCGGAATCCTGGCGGGTCCGGCGCTACTTCGAGAACAACGGCATGCCGAGCGACCGCTTCCAGCGGGAGTTCTACGACGACCCGCCGGCCGGCCTGGCCCGCCTCGCCGACGTCCTGCGGCGGGTGTTCGACGTGCTCGTCGCCCCGCACTGGCCGCGGATGATCGGGGTGCTGGAGGCCGACATCGCCTACCGGGCGCGGGTGCTGGCCGACGGCGGCGTGGCCGCGGTCTTCGACGACCTGCACCACGACGTGCGCTGGTCGGACAGCGAACTGCGGCTGCACGGCCCGGGAATCAGCGAGGCCGTCTGGCCGTTTGCCGCTAAGGAAGTCGTCCTCGAAGGACGTTCGCTGGTCCTGTCTCCGACCGTGCTCGGCTGGCCCAACATCTGCGTGGCGACCAAACCGGTCACCGCCGGCCTGCTGCACTACCCGGCACGAGCCGTGGCGACGGTCTGGGAGACGCGCCGCCCGGCGCCGGACGCGCTCGCCGCTCTGCTCGGCCGCACCCGCGCCGAACTGCTGGTCCAGCTCGCCGCCCCGGGCACCACCGGCGAGCTGGCCGGACGGCTCGGCGTCACCGCCGGTGCGGTCTCGCAGCACCTCGGGGTGCTGCGCGGCGCCGGACTGGTGGCGACCCGGCGCGACGGTCGCGCGGTTCTGCACTTGCGGACCGAGCGCGCCGAGGCGCTGTTGGGCTGA
- a CDS encoding metal-dependent transcriptional regulator yields MYLRTIYELVEEGIVPLRARIAERLGQSGPTVSQTVARMERDGLLTVEGDRHLELTDDGREQATRVMRKHRLAERLLTDVIGLAWEDVHVEACRWEHVMSEAVERRLLELLDHPTESPYGNPIPGLAELDDTVGEQEAFLDGDVANLRDVVERGARSATAQNLVVRRLGEPLQNDPQLMLRLRRAGVQPGQTVRATVSPGGVLLGSVGETAELDLDLAGHVFVTVRAA; encoded by the coding sequence ATGTACCTGCGGACCATTTACGAGCTCGTGGAGGAGGGCATCGTCCCGCTGCGCGCCCGGATCGCCGAGCGGCTGGGGCAGAGCGGCCCGACCGTCAGCCAGACCGTGGCCCGCATGGAGCGCGACGGGCTGCTGACCGTCGAGGGCGACCGGCATCTGGAGCTCACCGACGACGGCCGCGAGCAGGCCACGCGCGTGATGCGCAAGCACCGGCTGGCCGAGCGGCTGCTGACCGACGTGATCGGGCTGGCCTGGGAGGACGTCCACGTCGAGGCCTGCCGCTGGGAGCACGTGATGAGCGAGGCGGTGGAGCGGCGCCTGCTGGAGCTGCTGGACCACCCGACCGAGTCGCCCTACGGCAACCCGATCCCCGGCCTGGCCGAGCTGGACGACACCGTCGGCGAGCAGGAGGCGTTCCTCGACGGCGACGTGGCCAACCTGCGCGACGTGGTGGAGCGCGGCGCGCGCTCGGCGACCGCGCAGAACCTGGTGGTCCGCCGGCTCGGCGAGCCGCTGCAGAACGACCCGCAGCTGATGCTGCGTCTGCGGCGGGCCGGCGTGCAGCCGGGCCAGACGGTGCGGGCGACGGTTTCGCCGGGCGGCGTGCTGCTCGGATCCGTCGGGGAGACCGCCGAACTGGACCTGGATCTGGCCGGTCATGTGTTCGTCACGGTGCGCGCTGCCTGA